GAAAAGGAAATGCAGCTCCTAGTGGCGGTATTCCAGGCGATCTGATTATACTGATTGAAGAAATCCCTCACGAAAGTCTGAAACGCGAAGGAAACAATGTTGTTTATGACTTACATGTTTCTATTGTTGATGCGGCTTTAGGTTATAGTGCTGAAGTACCGACTATTGATGGCAAAGCCAAAATCAAAATTGAACCGGGTACTCAAAGCGGGAAGCTATTACGCTTAAAAGGAAAAGGTATTCCTGAAATCAACTCTTATCATCGTGGTGATGAAATCATCCACGTAAATATATGGACACCTAAAATTTTAAGTTCAGAGGAAAGGAGCATTTTAGAGAGACTGAGAGACTCTCCAAACTTCAAACCTCAACCAGGTAAGAATGACAAGAGTTTCTTTGAGAAAATGAAAGAATATTTCGAATAATAAAAGGCCGCTTAATTGCGGCCTTTTTTACACCCTAAAATTTAAATATGATTGCTGCTATTATTGATCTTGGCACAAATACTTTTCACCTTATCATTGCCGAAATATCGGCCACTGGGGTAAATGTATTATTCAAGACAAATGAACCGGTTAGGTTAGGCCAAGGACGCATTAATGAAAATATTATTGTTCCTGAAGCTTTCGAAAGAGGTATCGCAACGCTTAAGGATTTTAAGCAGGAAATCATAAAACATCAGGTTGATGTAGTTAAAGCTACTGCAACATCAGCGGTCCGCAGCGCGGCCAATGGAGTCGACTTTGTCAATGTTGCAAAAACGGATGCCGGAATTGACATCAAAGTAATCAGTGGAGATCAGGAAGCTAGCTATATTTTTAAGGGGGTGAAAGCTACTGGTGCAATACAGACCACCTCATTGATTATGGACATTGGTGGTGGAAGTACTGAGTTTATAATAGCGAATGCCGATGGGATACTTTGGAAAGCGAGTTACAACATTGGTGCAGCCCGTTTAACTCAGGCTTATTTCCATTCCGATCCAATTAGTCAGGCAGATCAATCGGCTATTCTAGATCATTTAAAAGATACGCTACAAGAGCTGGAAGCAGCTTGTGCTATCTATAAACCTCAACACCTTGTAGGATCTGCTGGCGCCTTCGAAAGCTTTACAGGCATGATTGATCCCAGTATTGATTTAAACACTGTTAAATCAGCCCCTATTGATCTTAATAGTTACCACAAGCTTGCAGCTTCATTAATTGCTTCGACTCATGCAGATCGGGAAATCATGCCTAATCTGATTGCCCTACGGGTAGATATGATTGTTATCGCAGCTTTAATCACTAATTATGTAATCGCTAATTGTGGGATCAAAACCATAAGCCTTTCTACTTACGATTTAAAGATGGGTGTTTTGTATGAACTTGTATCATCTCATACAGAAAGATAAATAAACAGTAAAAGCGACTATTGAGTCGCTTTTACTGCCATTACATAGCCGGAGTCGTAGTCGCTGGCTTTTTTTCTTTCATGCCTTTTTTCATATGTTTTTTCATGTGTCCTTTGTTCTCCATTTTCCAGGCTTCATATTTTTGTTTTTGAGGCTCGGTTAACTCGTTAGTGATTTTCTCTTCAGCTTCACCATGAATTCTCTTCATTTCAGCCATTTTAGCTGTATTATCATTCATATTTTCCTTACGTGCAGTAGCCATCGCCA
This is a stretch of genomic DNA from Candidatus Pedobacter colombiensis. It encodes these proteins:
- a CDS encoding exopolyphosphatase, which codes for MIAAIIDLGTNTFHLIIAEISATGVNVLFKTNEPVRLGQGRINENIIVPEAFERGIATLKDFKQEIIKHQVDVVKATATSAVRSAANGVDFVNVAKTDAGIDIKVISGDQEASYIFKGVKATGAIQTTSLIMDIGGGSTEFIIANADGILWKASYNIGAARLTQAYFHSDPISQADQSAILDHLKDTLQELEAACAIYKPQHLVGSAGAFESFTGMIDPSIDLNTVKSAPIDLNSYHKLAASLIASTHADREIMPNLIALRVDMIVIAALITNYVIANCGIKTISLSTYDLKMGVLYELVSSHTER